From the Paenibacillus sp. FSL H8-0548 genome, one window contains:
- the dnaB gene encoding replicative DNA helicase, whose product MPHSIEAEHAVLGAILLSQQLDGTERLEPNHFFIGQHQTIYEKMRELADQAKPVDVVSLTVKLQDDKLLDQVGGVSYLSRMSGSVPTATRIGYYVDLVHDKYLLREMITLTQRMAKEAWEADDPRNLIADIQSTTAEIADQSIKTRDFKTSSEVALKVFENVEDRFANFSDDVTGIPSGYDDLDKLTSGFQDSDLIIVAARPSVGKTAFALNIAQAAGIRAKKTVALISLEMSAEQLVQRMTSAEGNIDATKLRTGYMANGDWENLTMAVSSISESKIYIDDSPALTVREIASKCRRLHKSEGLDMIVIDYLQLISGRGKSGENRQQEVSDISRTLKQLARELNVPVIALSQLSRGVEQRQDKRPMMSDLRESGAIEQDADIVAFLYRDDYYDKESEKKNIIEIIIAKQRNGPVGTVELVFHKQFNKFIGIDRGHHSNQPSKEKSGNSVPDMYKGA is encoded by the coding sequence ATGCCGCACAGCATCGAGGCAGAACATGCGGTTCTTGGAGCGATACTTTTAAGCCAACAGCTTGATGGCACAGAGCGATTGGAGCCTAATCATTTTTTTATAGGCCAGCATCAAACGATTTACGAGAAGATGCGAGAGCTTGCAGATCAAGCCAAGCCAGTTGATGTAGTATCACTTACAGTCAAACTGCAGGATGACAAGCTCCTCGATCAGGTTGGCGGGGTAAGTTACTTGTCGAGGATGAGTGGTTCTGTTCCGACAGCAACGCGAATTGGATATTATGTGGATCTTGTTCATGATAAATATTTGCTGCGAGAAATGATCACCCTTACGCAGCGGATGGCAAAAGAGGCTTGGGAGGCTGACGATCCGCGTAATTTGATTGCCGACATTCAATCTACAACCGCTGAAATTGCCGATCAGTCCATTAAAACTAGGGATTTCAAAACGAGTAGTGAGGTAGCGCTGAAGGTGTTTGAAAATGTAGAAGATAGATTTGCGAATTTCAGTGATGATGTGACAGGCATACCGTCTGGATACGACGATTTGGACAAGCTGACAAGTGGCTTTCAAGATAGTGATTTGATAATCGTTGCAGCTCGCCCGTCAGTAGGTAAAACGGCATTCGCCCTAAATATCGCTCAAGCTGCGGGTATAAGAGCGAAGAAAACTGTTGCACTGATTAGCTTAGAGATGTCAGCAGAACAGCTTGTACAACGGATGACAAGTGCAGAGGGCAATATTGATGCAACTAAGCTTCGTACTGGCTACATGGCGAATGGTGATTGGGAAAACTTGACCATGGCCGTTAGCTCCATATCCGAATCTAAAATTTATATTGACGATAGCCCAGCACTAACGGTGCGGGAGATTGCAAGTAAGTGCAGACGGCTGCACAAGAGTGAAGGATTGGACATGATCGTGATTGATTACCTTCAGCTCATTTCTGGCCGAGGCAAGTCAGGAGAGAACCGGCAGCAAGAGGTCTCTGATATTTCGCGAACGCTCAAGCAGCTCGCTCGTGAATTGAACGTTCCTGTCATCGCTCTTTCCCAGCTCAGTCGTGGTGTTGAACAGCGCCAGGATAAACGCCCTATGATGTCAGACCTTCGTGAGTCGGGTGCAATTGAGCAGGATGCGGACATAGTGGCTTTCTTGTACCGGGATGATTACTACGATAAAGAATCAGAAAAGAAAAATATTATTGAAATTATTATTGCCAAGCAGAGGAACGGTCCTGTCGGAACAGTAGAACTCGTATTTCATAAGCAGTTCAATAAATTTATTGGTATTGACCGTGGTCATCATTCGAATCAGCCATCTAAAGAAAAATCAGGTAATTCTGTTCCTGACATGTATAAGGGAGCTTAA
- a CDS encoding DUF2538 family protein translates to MKNIEKTVKEKSGMPAKNGMTLGDVWFSSKEHGVNFIQLLEKFNCHKNPEYAAACYIVSHPEIFHRINWNTSSGPIGWYWGEWIGQDDDDENGYWSESAIVGQLSSSYRGLVQSTVELYTGSKHYFNLMGWLGNAGDEVYKLFVQSLDIRRDRFVIDISE, encoded by the coding sequence ATGAAAAATATTGAAAAAACGGTCAAAGAAAAGTCTGGAATGCCGGCTAAGAATGGTATGACGCTGGGTGATGTTTGGTTTTCTTCCAAAGAACATGGTGTGAATTTCATTCAACTGCTAGAAAAATTTAATTGTCACAAGAATCCAGAGTATGCGGCAGCTTGCTACATTGTTTCTCACCCCGAGATTTTTCATAGAATTAACTGGAATACATCCAGCGGGCCGATAGGCTGGTATTGGGGAGAATGGATTGGTCAAGATGATGATGATGAAAATGGCTATTGGTCGGAATCAGCTATAGTCGGACAACTATCCAGTTCATACCGTGGGTTGGTCCAATCAACTGTAGAACTATACACCGGTAGCAAGCATTACTTTAATTTGATGGGATGGCTAGGCAATGCTGGTGATGAAGTGTACAAATTGTTTGTTCAGTCTTTAGATATTCGCAGGGATCGATTCGTAATCGATATATCTGAGTGA
- a CDS encoding ASCH domain-containing protein, protein MKGLIIKSPWIEKILAGEKVWEIRGSNTKIRGTIALIKSGSGMIYGTVVLIKSFQVTDEAYNQGGKHHCIPGNYENRYKKRYVWELSSPQLYDKPIPFKHPQGAVIWVNL, encoded by the coding sequence ATGAAAGGTTTGATTATCAAATCGCCATGGATCGAGAAAATACTAGCAGGCGAGAAGGTCTGGGAGATAAGAGGATCAAACACCAAGATCCGCGGAACCATCGCCCTTATAAAAAGCGGAAGTGGAATGATTTACGGAACAGTGGTTTTAATTAAAAGTTTTCAAGTTACGGATGAGGCATACAATCAAGGCGGCAAACACCACTGCATACCGGGAAATTACGAAAACAGATACAAAAAGCGCTATGTGTGGGAACTTAGTTCGCCACAACTTTATGATAAACCCATTCCGTTCAAGCACCCACAAGGGGCTGTAATTTGGGTGAATTTATAG
- a CDS encoding tyrosine-type recombinase/integrase, which translates to MKLVQPIRDQEVIDGIKAYLKLRSIRDFLLFCIGIYSGLRVSDLLSLRVWMVKGTHVRIIEKKNIHDKTFIIHPSIREVLDAYIKGMQDNDFLFPSRQVKTKARLKKQPVHRSTAYRMLNNVSREFKLKDIGCHSLRKTWGYQLYKQDPENIALLMKMFGHSEMRITLDYICMTQDMMDDAISRLK; encoded by the coding sequence ATGAAACTAGTACAGCCCATCCGCGATCAAGAAGTCATAGATGGGATTAAGGCGTACCTCAAGCTGCGGAGCATTCGTGACTTCCTTTTATTTTGTATTGGCATCTACAGCGGATTGCGCGTTTCTGATTTATTATCTTTGCGCGTCTGGATGGTAAAGGGAACTCACGTAAGAATTATCGAAAAGAAGAACATTCATGATAAAACCTTCATCATTCATCCATCAATCAGAGAAGTATTAGATGCATATATTAAGGGGATGCAAGACAATGATTTTTTATTCCCGAGTCGCCAGGTAAAAACAAAGGCGCGTTTAAAGAAGCAACCTGTTCATCGCAGCACAGCTTATCGCATGTTGAACAATGTTTCTCGAGAGTTCAAACTGAAAGACATTGGATGTCATAGCCTTAGAAAAACTTGGGGTTATCAATTATATAAGCAAGATCCCGAGAACATAGCGTTACTAATGAAGATGTTCGGTCACAGTGAAATGAGGATCACACTAGACTATATATGTATGACTCAAGACATGATGGACGATGCAATATCGCGCCTAAAATGA
- the terS gene encoding phage terminase small subunit, whose protein sequence is MKIGKPLNSLGGGVDEVMAREQSPDQKRAFKLWFDSGKTMKPAAIAEELGISAALVRKWKSYYKWEEIKPKGRGAPKGNKNAIGNKGGGPVGNDKAVKHGLFRKFLPQDEETLQIYDMTADLSPLDILWEGIRIKWTNFIRSQTIQHVKDKKDITKVLVKKKPGMFGTEQEWEYQQPWDKQAVAMTSQSAAFNTIVRSIKQYEDMLRTMPVEDVQEEHKLRIQKLKLEVEKLANNDDDIDDDSKLIDDWVNGVMQNE, encoded by the coding sequence GTGAAAATAGGAAAACCACTCAATTCACTTGGAGGTGGGGTTGATGAAGTAATGGCGAGAGAGCAAAGCCCAGACCAAAAACGAGCGTTTAAATTGTGGTTTGATAGCGGAAAGACCATGAAACCAGCAGCAATTGCAGAAGAATTAGGAATCAGCGCAGCGCTTGTTCGTAAATGGAAAAGTTATTACAAGTGGGAAGAAATCAAACCCAAAGGTCGCGGTGCTCCTAAAGGCAATAAGAATGCAATTGGTAACAAAGGCGGCGGTCCTGTTGGAAATGATAAGGCCGTTAAACATGGTCTATTCCGTAAATTCCTACCGCAGGATGAGGAAACATTACAGATTTACGATATGACCGCGGATTTATCTCCTCTTGATATTTTATGGGAAGGCATACGAATCAAGTGGACTAATTTCATTCGCTCACAAACGATTCAGCATGTCAAAGATAAGAAGGACATCACTAAGGTTCTCGTTAAAAAGAAACCTGGTATGTTCGGTACTGAGCAAGAGTGGGAGTATCAACAGCCTTGGGACAAGCAAGCTGTTGCTATGACATCCCAATCAGCAGCATTTAACACCATCGTGCGTTCAATTAAGCAATACGAAGACATGCTTCGTACAATGCCAGTTGAGGACGTACAAGAAGAACATAAATTGCGCATCCAGAAGCTGAAGCTAGAAGTCGAGAAACTGGCCAACAACGATGATGACATCGATGACGATTCCAAATTAATCGATGATTGGGTAAACGGGGTAATGCAAAATGAGTAA
- a CDS encoding AAA family ATPase, with the protein MSKLESLTKRMAAFKKRIPVYQKSPNTFFREVLNFTPDQWQAEVSSDIANHPLVSVRSGQGVGKTAVEATIALWFLCCFPFPRVVCTAPTRQQLNDVLWAEISKWQSKSPILKRILKWTKTKVYMRKNEERWFATARTATKPENMQGFHEDNMLFIVDEASGVDDRIMAAIFGTLSGENNKLFMCGNPTKTSGFFFDSHNRDRGIYKTHQVSCLDSPRTSKENIAMLERKYGRDSDVWRVRVEGQFPRGEAGTFITLEAAEFAAKEVKVNHTGTVLTIGCDVARFGDDETSIYAGIGKKTVGQKHHHKENTMVTAGWVVRLTKDLLLEHTNIERIIIRVDDTGVGGGVTDRLNEIVLEEGLFWEIVPINNNGKTLDEHYGNLGSEMWGTIRTELEGNMTDFINGQLPEFELPDDDTLISQLSTRKWRMTSKGKIMLESKDDMKNRGLKSPDRADAFVLAFGEYMVEPQIERVMTPFIGGVTIRR; encoded by the coding sequence ATGAGTAAGTTAGAGAGCCTAACAAAGCGGATGGCAGCATTCAAGAAGCGGATACCGGTATATCAAAAGAGCCCTAATACCTTTTTTCGTGAGGTTCTTAACTTCACACCTGATCAGTGGCAGGCAGAAGTTTCAAGCGATATAGCTAATCATCCGCTCGTTTCCGTTAGATCAGGTCAAGGCGTAGGTAAGACAGCGGTCGAGGCAACTATTGCTCTATGGTTCCTATGTTGCTTTCCATTCCCTCGTGTTGTATGTACAGCTCCAACGCGACAGCAGCTTAATGATGTACTATGGGCTGAAATCAGCAAATGGCAGTCCAAGAGCCCAATTCTGAAACGCATTCTTAAATGGACGAAAACAAAAGTCTATATGCGAAAGAATGAAGAACGATGGTTCGCAACAGCCCGAACAGCGACTAAGCCTGAGAACATGCAAGGATTCCACGAAGACAATATGTTGTTTATTGTGGATGAAGCATCCGGTGTTGACGATCGCATTATGGCTGCGATATTCGGTACACTCTCCGGAGAGAACAATAAGCTTTTCATGTGTGGGAACCCAACTAAAACGAGTGGGTTCTTTTTTGATTCACACAACCGAGACCGCGGCATATATAAAACGCATCAAGTGTCTTGTCTCGATAGTCCACGAACCAGCAAAGAAAATATCGCCATGCTTGAACGAAAGTACGGCAGGGATAGCGATGTATGGCGCGTCAGGGTAGAAGGTCAGTTTCCCCGCGGTGAAGCAGGAACATTTATCACATTAGAAGCTGCTGAATTTGCTGCAAAGGAAGTTAAGGTTAATCATACCGGAACCGTATTAACGATTGGTTGTGACGTTGCTCGTTTCGGAGATGACGAAACCTCGATCTATGCTGGCATAGGTAAGAAGACAGTCGGTCAGAAGCATCATCATAAAGAGAATACGATGGTTACCGCTGGCTGGGTGGTGCGATTAACAAAGGATCTTTTGCTGGAGCATACCAACATCGAAAGAATTATTATTCGAGTGGATGATACCGGTGTCGGCGGCGGCGTAACGGATCGGTTAAACGAAATCGTCCTAGAAGAAGGTTTATTCTGGGAGATCGTACCGATTAACAACAACGGCAAGACGCTTGATGAGCACTATGGAAACTTAGGCTCAGAGATGTGGGGTACGATTCGGACCGAGCTTGAAGGAAACATGACAGATTTCATCAATGGACAGCTACCTGAATTTGAGCTTCCTGATGATGATACATTGATCTCTCAGCTCTCCACTCGTAAATGGCGGATGACTTCCAAAGGTAAAATCATGTTGGAAAGCAAGGATGATATGAAAAATCGTGGGCTTAAGTCGCCAGATAGAGCGGATGCTTTCGTATTAGCCTTTGGTGAGTATATGGTGGAGCCTCAGATAGAGCGTGTAATGACACCTTTCATTGGTGGTGTGACTATTCGGAGATAG
- a CDS encoding head decoration protein, translated as MNRTPYNGAPGPGPIYTQEFTEVLASTDLQAKIPGGVLLAQGNGVVKKGTVLGKITASKKFIPYNSEATDGSQVAVCILDNDRDTTVSDIGASAWIAGIFTESKLTGIDATAKTALRLCYFA; from the coding sequence ATGAATCGTACTCCGTACAATGGTGCCCCAGGACCGGGCCCAATTTATACGCAAGAATTCACTGAGGTGCTCGCATCAACCGATCTTCAAGCCAAGATACCCGGAGGCGTTTTGCTAGCTCAAGGTAATGGTGTTGTAAAGAAAGGGACGGTGCTTGGGAAAATAACAGCATCTAAGAAATTCATCCCTTATAATTCCGAAGCTACTGACGGTTCCCAAGTGGCTGTTTGCATCTTGGATAATGATCGGGATACAACCGTTTCAGATATCGGAGCTTCTGCGTGGATTGCAGGCATTTTCACAGAATCAAAACTGACGGGCATTGATGCAACTGCTAAAACAGCATTGCGTCTATGCTACTTCGCATAA
- a CDS encoding major capsid protein — MAINVLDPMFLTEVVQNIRTDINSFRGAELLTGGVDLKTERGLTIEYDITYDDTGMTPPTGLNDPSPIHTPPLVKEMSFTNQEWREKVIIDREKMAVLRQPGTKLDQLWAEEYMVERMINLNARLETRFEWMRWQALTGTLVIPATATKPAFTINYGVPTNNKPTASVLWSNTATADPLKDLDDWILRFRGSGARAVKIIVNKKVDTYLKQNEKIRDLLKNTHGKNIVTADSLATVIDQNLNGLKYEVYDGVYIDESGMVYPFIPDNAVIIVGQGVTGTMMDLVTSPNNYEDIFTGHPGKFALPKLIKGDPDQWQVINGATVLPKLKYVTWHIFATVA; from the coding sequence ATGGCAATTAATGTACTCGATCCAATGTTTCTAACGGAAGTCGTTCAAAATATCCGTACGGATATTAATTCATTCCGAGGTGCGGAACTACTGACGGGTGGCGTAGACCTTAAAACAGAACGCGGACTTACTATCGAATACGATATCACGTATGACGATACAGGTATGACGCCACCAACCGGATTAAATGATCCTTCTCCAATCCACACCCCTCCACTCGTTAAGGAAATGAGCTTCACGAATCAGGAATGGCGGGAAAAAGTGATCATTGACCGTGAGAAAATGGCAGTCCTGCGCCAACCTGGCACGAAGCTGGATCAGCTTTGGGCAGAAGAATACATGGTCGAACGGATGATCAATCTTAACGCTCGTCTTGAAACGCGTTTTGAGTGGATGCGTTGGCAAGCCCTAACTGGAACGCTTGTTATTCCAGCTACAGCAACCAAACCAGCATTTACAATTAATTATGGCGTGCCGACTAACAATAAGCCTACCGCTTCCGTTCTTTGGAGCAATACAGCAACGGCTGACCCGCTTAAAGATTTGGATGACTGGATTCTTCGTTTCCGCGGCAGTGGCGCACGGGCGGTTAAAATCATTGTGAATAAAAAGGTCGATACGTACCTGAAGCAAAATGAGAAGATTCGTGATCTATTGAAAAATACGCATGGTAAAAACATCGTAACTGCGGATTCGCTGGCAACTGTCATTGATCAGAACCTGAATGGGCTTAAATATGAGGTATATGACGGCGTTTATATTGATGAGTCAGGGATGGTGTATCCTTTTATTCCGGACAACGCTGTGATCATCGTAGGACAAGGCGTTACCGGAACGATGATGGATCTCGTAACTAGCCCGAATAATTACGAAGATATTTTCACCGGTCATCCAGGTAAGTTCGCACTACCTAAGTTGATCAAAGGTGATCCTGATCAATGGCAAGTTATTAACGGAGCAACTGTGCTGCCGAAGCTTAAATACGTGACTTGGCATATCTTTGCTACTGTAGCTTAA